A genomic window from Pseudomonas cavernicola includes:
- a CDS encoding metal-dependent hydrolase has product MLSTTPKGLEIRPRQLDFDLPNPLPRHWHSGDAFKTHTFNAMSVLFPDGERFFIDSVRLFRQQIDDPLLQEQIRGFIGQEGHHSREHEEYSQRLRELGYDVDYLERGLKRRLGFVKKHLPAKLQLAATCSVEHLTAIMADAVLKNPRWLDGADPTMAKLWRWHALEETEHKAVAFDVYQAVCGSKWLRRRAMLQSTLFFTIDTFKGLVHLLKRDGLLWNWRVWRDGLTWLWGKDGIYRQLVGVYLDFYSGNFHPWQHDNLHLVEQYRLEFEPQPKPPERLAHA; this is encoded by the coding sequence ATGCTCAGTACCACCCCCAAAGGTTTGGAAATCCGCCCACGGCAACTGGACTTCGATTTGCCGAACCCGCTGCCACGCCACTGGCACAGCGGCGATGCCTTCAAAACCCATACCTTCAACGCCATGTCGGTGCTGTTCCCCGATGGCGAACGCTTCTTTATCGACTCGGTGCGCTTGTTCCGCCAGCAGATCGACGACCCATTACTGCAGGAGCAGATTCGCGGCTTCATTGGCCAGGAAGGCCATCACAGCCGCGAGCACGAGGAGTACAGCCAGCGTCTGCGCGAACTGGGTTATGACGTGGACTATCTGGAGCGCGGGCTGAAACGCCGGCTGGGCTTCGTGAAAAAACACCTGCCCGCCAAGTTGCAACTGGCCGCCACCTGCTCCGTCGAACACCTGACTGCGATCATGGCCGACGCCGTGCTGAAAAACCCGCGCTGGTTGGACGGCGCCGACCCAACCATGGCCAAACTGTGGCGCTGGCATGCGCTGGAAGAAACCGAGCACAAAGCGGTGGCATTCGACGTGTATCAAGCCGTTTGTGGCAGCAAATGGCTGCGGCGGCGGGCGATGCTGCAGAGCACGCTGTTCTTCACCATCGACACCTTCAAGGGTTTGGTGCACCTGCTCAAGCGCGATGGCCTGCTGTGGAATTGGCGGGTCTGGCGCGATGGCCTGACCTGGCTATGGGGCAAGGATGGCATCTACCGCCAACTGGTCGGCGTTTACCTGGATTTCTACAGCGGCAATTTCCACCCCTGGCAGCACGACAACCTGCATCTGGTCGAACAGTACCGCCTGGAATTCGAGCCCCAGCCGAAGCCGCCTGAGCGACTCGCGCATGCTTGA
- a CDS encoding metal-dependent hydrolase — translation MVSTTPEGLQIRPRHLDFDLPNPLPRHWHSGDAFKSHLFDAMSVLFPDGERFFIDSVRQFRDQISDPALKEQIRGFIGQEGHHSREHLEYSNRLRELGYDITRIERRAQARIRYTQKKFSAKRQLAATAALEHITAIMADGLLRDPKHLQGAHPELIRLWRWHALEETEHKAVAFDVFNQVCGNRKLLRRAMLMGTFFFVLDTSRGLAHMLKRDGLLWNWRVWRDGIRWMWGKEGVFRPLIGTYLDFFKAGFHPWQHDNLELLYRSRAEFEPQPV, via the coding sequence ATGGTCAGCACCACCCCCGAAGGACTGCAAATCCGCCCGCGCCACCTGGATTTCGATCTGCCCAATCCATTACCGCGACATTGGCACAGTGGCGATGCCTTCAAGTCCCATCTGTTCGATGCCATGTCGGTGTTATTCCCCGATGGCGAGCGCTTCTTTATCGACTCGGTGCGACAGTTCCGCGACCAGATCAGCGACCCGGCGCTGAAAGAGCAGATTCGTGGCTTCATCGGGCAGGAAGGCCACCACAGCCGTGAACATCTGGAATACAGCAATCGCCTGCGCGAACTCGGTTACGACATCACCCGCATTGAACGCCGCGCCCAGGCCCGTATCCGCTATACCCAGAAGAAGTTCTCAGCCAAACGCCAACTGGCGGCGACCGCGGCGCTGGAACACATCACCGCGATCATGGCCGACGGCCTGCTGCGCGACCCCAAACACCTGCAAGGCGCACACCCGGAACTGATCCGCTTATGGCGCTGGCATGCCCTGGAAGAAACCGAGCATAAGGCCGTGGCCTTCGATGTGTTCAATCAGGTGTGTGGCAATCGCAAACTGCTGCGTCGCGCCATGCTGATGGGCACCTTCTTCTTTGTGCTGGATACCAGCCGCGGCCTGGCGCACATGCTCAAGCGCGACGGGCTGCTGTGGAACTGGCGCGTCTGGCGCGATGGCATCCGGTGGATGTGGGGCAAGGAAGGCGTGTTCCGCCCCTTGATCGGCACCTACCTGGACTTCTTCAAGGCCGGCTTCCACCCCTGGCAGCATGACAACCTGGAACTGCTGTACCGCTCCAGGGCAGAGTTCGAACCGCAACCGGTCTGA
- a CDS encoding flavohemoglobin expression-modulating QEGLA motif protein yields the protein MSAAPLSELDAALPGLARKIRVLDALAWPDGVEDVFLARWRAGRAELPKVELRPREHSADIAALEAFAGRCDEGHPAGRYLAMTARSYATAGRMLGAIGTPAFTQYSTALYRRPDFYYPSQKLSMLDAARFFLETTDALLGGAQIPPSPAEIPAEAFAAWMQPELDRFFGPGRITVVLDPTLAAKAIAGASRIRLRASANFSELDKNQLLQHEAFVHVATAQNGRLQPNLKSLGLGAPRTTQTQEGIATLAELFTGSIDINRLRRLALRVLAVQQALEGADFIQVFEGFLAAGQSEEESFRSTQRIFRGADLRGGSAFTKDAAYLTGLLGVHTLLRIAIRDNRPELVGYLFAGRLSLGDTVRLAPLFESGWLQGPVYIPAWAADLRRLAAALAFSAFIAQIKLDVLNLEVLMTFADEHEADASA from the coding sequence GTGAGCGCCGCCCCCCTGTCCGAACTCGATGCCGCTCTGCCCGGTTTGGCCCGCAAGATCCGCGTGCTGGATGCCCTGGCCTGGCCGGACGGGGTCGAGGACGTATTCCTGGCGCGCTGGCGCGCCGGGCGTGCAGAACTGCCCAAGGTCGAACTGCGCCCGCGCGAGCACAGCGCTGACATCGCCGCCCTGGAAGCATTTGCGGGCCGCTGCGATGAGGGGCATCCGGCCGGACGCTACCTCGCCATGACGGCGCGCAGCTACGCCACGGCTGGGCGCATGCTTGGTGCCATTGGCACACCCGCTTTCACTCAGTATTCGACTGCACTGTACCGGCGCCCGGACTTCTACTACCCGAGCCAGAAACTGAGCATGCTGGACGCCGCCCGCTTCTTCCTCGAGACCACCGACGCCCTTCTGGGCGGTGCCCAGATTCCGCCGAGCCCGGCCGAGATCCCGGCCGAGGCCTTCGCCGCCTGGATGCAGCCGGAACTGGATCGCTTCTTCGGCCCAGGCCGGATCACGGTCGTGCTCGATCCGACCTTGGCCGCCAAGGCCATCGCCGGGGCGAGCCGCATACGCCTGCGCGCCAGCGCCAACTTCTCTGAGCTGGACAAGAATCAGCTATTGCAGCATGAGGCCTTCGTGCATGTCGCCACGGCGCAAAACGGCAGGCTCCAACCCAACCTGAAGAGCCTGGGCCTGGGCGCGCCACGCACGACCCAGACCCAGGAGGGCATAGCCACCCTGGCCGAGCTGTTCACCGGTAGCATTGATATCAACCGTCTGCGCCGCCTCGCCCTGCGCGTGCTCGCGGTCCAACAGGCGCTGGAAGGCGCCGATTTCATCCAAGTGTTCGAAGGTTTTCTCGCTGCCGGTCAGTCGGAGGAGGAGTCCTTCCGCTCGACACAACGAATTTTCCGCGGCGCCGACCTGCGCGGTGGTTCGGCTTTCACCAAGGATGCCGCCTACCTGACCGGTTTGCTCGGCGTCCATACCCTGCTGCGCATCGCGATCCGCGACAACCGGCCGGAACTGGTGGGCTATCTGTTCGCCGGGCGCCTCAGCCTGGGTGACACCGTGCGCCTGGCCCCGCTCTTCGAGTCCGGCTGGCTCCAGGGACCGGTCTATATCCCGGCCTGGGCCGCCGATCTGCGTCGGCTCGCCGCCGCCCTGGCCTTCTCCGCCTTTATCGCCCAGATCAAGCTGGATGTGCTCAATCTGGAGGTGCTCATGACCTTCGCGGACGAGCATGAGGCCGATGCCAGCGCCTGA
- a CDS encoding alpha/beta fold hydrolase, whose product MSASSLPLTPPLAAGFARFGFGALPLERLKARYANADSGSRFIELDGFNVHYRDEGSRDKPVLVLIHGVVASLHTWDGWINAFAAHYRIIRFDVPGFGLTGPARDGVYSAERMVNIFGLLLDYLGIGKAVVAGNSLGGYIAWNFALAQPQRVEQLILIDPAGYHMQKVPLMIGAAALPGATWAMPLWMPRALIAQGIKEVYGEPGRIKAGVIDRYYDLSRRPGNRRAMMDIFRVLLKVNREELHGTPARVAAIKVPTLLMWGERDRWISPKHVPLWQRDLPDIQVKTYPGVGHIPMEEIPEQSAADALRFLQG is encoded by the coding sequence ATGTCTGCTTCCAGCCTTCCCCTGACGCCGCCGCTGGCGGCTGGTTTTGCTCGCTTTGGTTTCGGTGCTTTACCGCTTGAGCGGCTAAAGGCGCGCTACGCCAACGCCGACAGCGGTTCGCGATTTATCGAACTGGATGGCTTCAACGTGCATTACCGCGATGAAGGCAGCCGTGATAAACCGGTGCTGGTGCTGATTCATGGTGTGGTGGCCTCGTTGCACACCTGGGATGGTTGGATCAACGCCTTCGCCGCGCATTACCGGATCATCCGTTTCGATGTGCCGGGTTTTGGCCTGACCGGCCCAGCGCGCGATGGCGTGTATTCCGCCGAGCGGATGGTAAATATTTTCGGCCTGCTGCTCGATTATCTCGGCATCGGCAAAGCGGTGGTCGCCGGAAACTCCCTCGGTGGTTATATCGCCTGGAACTTTGCCCTGGCCCAACCGCAGCGGGTGGAGCAACTGATACTGATCGACCCGGCCGGTTATCACATGCAGAAGGTGCCGTTGATGATCGGCGCCGCAGCGCTCCCCGGCGCGACCTGGGCGATGCCGTTGTGGATGCCGCGGGCGTTAATTGCCCAGGGCATCAAGGAAGTCTATGGTGAGCCGGGGCGGATCAAGGCAGGGGTGATCGACCGCTATTACGATCTGAGTCGCCGCCCGGGCAACCGCCGGGCGATGATGGATATCTTCCGCGTGCTGCTGAAGGTCAACCGCGAGGAGCTGCATGGCACGCCAGCGCGGGTCGCGGCGATCAAGGTGCCGACGCTGCTGATGTGGGGCGAGCGTGACCGCTGGATTTCGCCCAAGCATGTGCCGTTGTGGCAGCGCGATCTGCCGGATATTCAGGTGAAAACCTACCCGGGTGTCGGGCATATCCCGATGGAGGAGATTCCCGAACAGAGCGCGGCGGATGCCTTGCGTTTTTTGCAGGGGTGA
- a CDS encoding carboxymuconolactone decarboxylase family protein, whose protein sequence is MERKRELDTYRRFKKQYPDYFGAVEALGAAVRHAGPLDEQIIQLVQLGAAAAIRSEGAVHSHVRRAVEAGVTPERIHHALLSLTSTIGFPTVVAALSWADDVMGRENKSVPD, encoded by the coding sequence ATGGAAAGGAAGAGAGAACTCGACACGTATCGGCGCTTCAAGAAGCAGTACCCGGATTACTTTGGCGCCGTAGAGGCGCTTGGTGCAGCGGTGCGTCATGCCGGCCCGCTGGACGAGCAGATCATCCAACTGGTCCAGCTCGGCGCAGCGGCGGCCATCCGCTCCGAGGGCGCCGTGCACAGTCATGTCAGACGGGCAGTCGAAGCGGGCGTTACGCCGGAGCGGATCCATCACGCTCTGCTCTCACTCACGAGCACGATCGGTTTCCCGACCGTCGTTGCGGCCTTGAGCTGGGCGGACGATGTGATGGGGAGAGAAAATAAGTCTGTCCCAGATTGA